CCCGACTCCGCCACATGCTGAAGGGCGAGGATGCCACGGGCGAGCGTCTGCGCTCCGCCCGGGCCGGCGTTCGCAGCCTTCTCGATAGTCATGAGCACACGCTACCGCGACCCGAACTTGACAACCGCCACGTCAACCCTGATTCTGTATTTCACTATCCGCACGTATTCGTGCGATATGTGCACAGCCCTCCGCCTCTAAGGCGCGGCCTCGAAAACAATGGAGTTTCAATGAGCCGAAGCACTACCCTTTCCACACCCACCGACCGCGCCCGTCGGCGCGCGATGGTGTCAAGCTACCTCGGCACCACGGTCGAGATGTACGACTTCCTGCTGTACGGCACGGCCGCGAGCCTGGTCTTCCCCGTTCTCTTCTTCAAGGATCTGGATCCAGTCGCGGCATCCATCGCCTCGTTTGCGACGCTCGCCGCGGGCTATGTCGCGCGCCCGCTCGGCGGCATCCTCTTCGGCCACTTCGGTGACCGGCTGGGCCGCAAGAAGATGCTGGTGATCACGCTGACGATCATGGGGGTCATCAGCTTCGCCATCGGTCTGCTGCCGACGCACGACCAGATCGGCGCCGCCGCGCCGGTCATCCTGGTCACGCTGCGCGTGATCCAGGGCATTGCCGTGGGAGGGGAGTGGGCAGGAGCGGCCCTCATGAGCATGGAGCACGCAAAGCCGCAGGGACGCGGCTTTGCTGCCAGCATGGTCGCCTCCGGCGGCCCGGGCGGCGCCGTGCTGGCGACGCTCGTGCTCACCGCGTTCTCCACCCTGCCCGAAGCCGACTTCCTGGCCTGGGGCTGGCGGGTTCCATTCCTGATGAGCGCGATCCTCGTCGTCATCGCCATGATCATGCGACTGAAGGTGACCGAGACGCCCGAGTTCGAAGCGGCGCGAAAGGCCGCCCCGACGCACCGCGCGGTGCCGCTCGTCACGATCTTCACCCGCTACCCCAAGCAACTGCTGACCGCGATCGGCGGCGGTCTCGCGCCGTTGTTCATGCAGTCGCTGCTGGCGACCTTCGCGCTGAACTACGCCGTCGGTGTCGGCCACGACCGGACGACCGCACTCGTGCTGGTGACGATTGCCAACTTCGTCCACATGTTCACCATTCCAGCGTTCGCCCTCCTCTCTGACCGCGTCGGGCGCAAGCCGGTGATGCTCACCGGTGTGGTGCTCGGCATCGTGCTGATTTGGCCGTTCTTTTCACTGATCACCGAGGGCTCCTCGTGGGCCCTGTTGCTCGCGTTCATCATCGGCAACCCGATCGTGCAGGGCCTGATGTACGGTCCGCTGGCCGCGTGGATCAGCGAGAAGTTCGGCACCGAGGCTCGCTACACGGGTGTCTCGCTGAGCTATCAGATCGCGACGACCCTGGGTGCCGGCCTCGCCCCGCTGATCGCCGCGGCGCTGCTTGCCGCAGGAGGCGGGGGCACGAACACCGGGCTGATCGCGCTCTTCTTTACCGGACTGTGCGTGATCACCGGTATCGCGGTGCTCGTCAGTCGGGAGACGGCCAAAGCTCCACTCATCGGTGCCACGCCCGAGCGCGACACCAACGTCGAGCCCAGCGAGGCCCAGCTGGTGCACTGACGCGCCGTGCCTGCATAGCTCGGGCGGAGACAGTCGGCTCGGGAGGACGTTTTCAGCAGGAAACGGCCTCCCGAGCGGCCGTTCTCCGCCCGAGCTACGAGCTACTCGCCTCCACCAAAACGGGTCGCCAAAGATTTCTATGCAAAGTAATACACCGGCGAAATAAGTGTTATGGTTTTCCGGTAAAAGAAATTCCGGCCTTCGCAGGGTTACCTCCCAGGCCAAACAATTAGAGGAGACCACGTGTCCAAGCGTGTATTGATCACTGCCGGTGCCGGCGGCATCGGACTGGCCGTTGCGAAGGCGTTTGTCGCCGAGGGAGCCCGCGTGCACATCGCGGACATTAACGAAGAGGCAGTGCGCGCCATCACTGCCGAACATGAAAACATTACCGGCTCGATCACCAACGTCAGCGACCCTGCATCCGTCGCCGCCATGTTCGAGGATGTCCAGCGCGAGCTCGGCGGCCTCGACGTGCTGATCAACAACGCCGGCATCGCCGGCCCGACCTCGCCCGTCGAAGAGTACGACGCCGCCCAGTGGGCCGCAGTTGTGTCGATCAACCTCACCGGCACCTTCATGGTCACCCAGGCCGCCATCCCGCTGCTCAAGCAGTCGGATGCCGCATCCATCGTGACCATGTCGTCGCTCGCCGGCCGCTTCGGTTACCCGAACCGCGTCGCGTACTCCACCACCAAGTGGGGCCTGGTCGGCTTCGCGAAGACCCTCGCCATGGAGCTTGGCCCGTTCGGCATCACCTCGAACACCATCCACCCGGGAGCCGTCGACGGCCCGCGCATCATGAGCGTATTCGAGGGCCGCGCATCGGTCTCCGGCCGCACTGTGCAGGAGGAGATCGACTCCGCCATGGCCAACCAGTCGGTGAAGCAGTTCATCAACCCCAACGACATCGCCGCGCTGATCGTGTTCCTCGCCGGACCGCACGCGCGCACCATCTCCGGCCAGATGTTCCCGATCGACGCAGACTCCAAGGCGGCCGTGTAATGACTACGACTACCTCGGCCGCTCCGGCGGCCCCCTCCGCTGCGCCCGCTGACGCGGCATCCGGCCTCACCAAGGTCAGCCTGTGGAAGGGCCGCGTCGGCCTGATCATCGGCATCGTGCTGCTCGGCATCACGCTGCGCTACGCGATCACCGGGATGTCGCCGCTTCTCACCACGATCCGTGAAGACATGGGCATCGATGTTGCCGGCGCCAGCTTCCTGGGCATGCTGCCCACGCTGAGCTTCGGTATCGCTGGCTTCCTCGCCCCGGTGATTATCCGACGCTGGAGCCCCGAGCTCACCGCCGCCCTGGCGATGCTTCTGGCTGTCGTCGGTACCTTCGGTCGCGCCTTGACCGACAGCGTTCCGCTGTTCTTCGTGCTGAGCGCCGTTGCGCTGTTCGGTATGGGCTTTGGCAACGTGGTGGGTGCGCCGCTGGTGAAGAAGTACTTCCCGGACCGCCAGGGAGCCATGCTCACCGTGTTCGCCCTGCTCATGCAGGCCGGCGCCACGCTTCCCGCACTGACGGCGATCCCCCTTGCCAATGCAGCGGGATGGCGCTTCTCGATCGCCTCGTGGGGAATCATTTCCCTGCTCGCCGCTCTGCCGTGGATCGTGCAGCTCGTCAAGCTGCGCAAGAAGCGGAACGCGACACTCACGACGGCGAACAGCGTGGCCGCTCCCAGCGGTCCGAAGCTCGGCCTCGGCCAGCTCATCAAGAGCCCGATCGCCGTCGGTACCGCACTGTTCTACGCGATGGCGTCACTGAACACCTACGCGATGCTGGCCTGGATGCCGACCATCTTCCAGGACGGTGGGATGTCGGAGGCTGACGCCGCGGCCGCGTTCTCGGTGTTCACCTTCCTGACGCTCCCGATGGCAGCCATCACGCCAATCCTCGCGACCAAGCTCAAGAACGTCGCGCCGGTCGCGGTGATCCTCGCGCTGGTCTTCCCGATCGGCTACACCGGCATCATCATCGCTCCGGAGCAGGCAGTGCTGTGGGCGTTCATCGCCGGCATCGGCGGTGGCGCGTTCCCGCTCGCCATCACCATGTTCAACAAGCGCACCCGCACCGCGCAGGGCTCGGCCTCCATCGCTGGATTCTCGATGGGCACCGGCTACCTGTTCGGAACGCTCGGCCCGCTGCTCGGCGGCGCCCTGTTCGCCGCCACCGGCGGCTGGACGGCGGCACTGGTGGTGTTCGCGCTGACCAGCATCGTGGCAATCATCGGTGGCCTGATGATGACCCGCGGCAGCAGCGCTCTGGAAGACAAGTTCGCCCCGGCGGGCGCAGCAGTAGAAAGCAAGTAAGAAATCATGACTGAATCACGAATCAACGAGAAGGTCGCCGTCGTCGGCACCGGAGTAATCGGAGCCAGCTGGACCGCGTACTTCCTCGCCCAGGGCTTCACCGTCGCGGCATCCGACCCCGCCGAGGGTGCGGAAGGTCGGCTGCGCGCATGGGTCGACGGGTTCTGGCCCGCGCTGGAGACGCTCGGCCTTGCCGAGGGTGCCTCGCGCGACAACCTGAGCTTCTCGAGCGATGTGGCCGTCGCCGTCAAGGACGCCGTCTTCATCCAGGAAAACGGTCCCGAGCGGATCGACATCAAGCGCGCGATCCTCGCCGGCATCGAGGCGGCCGCTCCCGCCGACACGGTCATCGCGACCTCGTCGTCAGGGCTGCTGATCAGCGACGCGCAGGAGGGTGCAAAGCACCCCGAGCGGATCGTTCTCGGCCACCCGTTCAACCCGCCGCACCTGATCCCGCTCGTCGAGGTTCTCGGCGGCAAGCAGACCAGCGAAGAAAGCGTGCAGAAGGCGCTCGACTTCTACACCCGCATCGGCAAGCGTCCGATCCGGATCAACAAGGAAGTCAAGGGCCACGTCGCCAACCGCCTGCAGGTTGCCCTGTGGCGTGAGGCGTTCTCGCTGGTCGAGAACGGCGTCGTGTCGGTTGCCGACATCGACACCGCGATCTCGCAGGGACCCGGACTGCGCTGGGCACTGCTCGGCCCGTTCCTGAACCTGCACGCCTCGGGCGGCGACGGTGGCATCACCCACGTGCTCGAGCACATCGGGCCGGCGCAGCGCGAGTGGGCACGCGACCTCGGCGAGTACCCGGAGACCGACGACTACATCGGCCCCATGGCTGCCGGCGTGGACGCGGAGCTCGAGGGCTACGACTTCGCCGAGACGCTGAAGGCCCGCGACCAGCTGCTGATCGAACTGATCGCGGCCAAGAAGCAGGCACCCCAGCTTCCGTAGCCGAGAGAGTGCCCCTCCCCCGGGAGGGGCACTCCCCCTATCGCCTATACCGCTCACTAGGAGCATCACCCATAAGCTGAGAATTCATCCAAAGAAAAGTAGAGTGACCACCGTGACCGACTACATCGACAAGGCCCAAGCGCAATGGGCGCAAATCCAGCCCGGGCTGGATACCGAACCCGCGGGCATCATCGGGCGCATCGCCAGGCTCGCGCAGCTCATCGAGACGCGCACCGACCGCGTGCTCGAAGAACTCGACGTCACTCGTTCAGAGTTCGACATCCTCGCCCTGCTCACCCGTTCCGGCCGGCCGATGACCCCGAGCGAGATCTCTGCAAACATGCTGTGCTCCGCCGCCGGCACCACCAAGCGCATGAAGAAGCTGCTCGATGCTGGCCTGATCACCCGCGAGACGAACCCGTCGGACGGCAGAGGTGCGCTCATCCAGCTGACGGATGCCGGACAGGCAAAGACGATCCCCGTGTTGCGCGCCGTTCTCGATGTCGAGGCGCGCCTGCTGGAAGCCCTACCTGCTGACGACTGCGAGCGGCTCACCGCGCAACTGCGCGCGCTGCTAACCAGCCTGGAAGCCGCCGGCTCCCGCTAGAGGTTTCCTTCCGCCACCGCCCCGGATACTGTCTGAGGTGGGGGCCCAGGCGTCCGGGGGCGATCGACGAAGGAGTCGACATGACCATCACCCGCGAGCTGATCATCAACGGCGAACATGTGCCAGCGGCATCCGGCAAGACCACCGAGGACATCAACCCCTACACCGGCGAGGTCTACGCCACCGTGGCGGCGGCCGGCACCGAAGACGTGAACCGGGCGGTCGGCGCCGCAGCGGATGCCTTCGAAAGCTGGGCGAGCACCAGCCCCAGCGCCCGCGCCAGGATCTTCCTGCGCGCCGCCGACCTCTTCGAGGAACGCACCGATCAGGCGATCGAACTGATGGCCCAGGAGGTGGGCGGGGTCAGCAGCTGGGCGCAGTTCAACGCCGCACTGGCCGCGAACATCCTGCGCTCCGCGGCGGCCGCCAGCACCGCGCCGCTCGGTGAAGTGCTCGCCACCGACCTGCCCGGCAAGTACTCCCTCGCGGTGCGGCAGCCGTACGGGGTGGTCGCCGCCCTGGCGCCGTGGAACGCGCCCCTGATCCTCGGCATGCGCGCCGTGGCCATCCCGCTCGCGGTTGGCAACACCGTGGTGCTGAAGCCCAGCGAAGACGCCCCGCTGGCGTGCGGGCTGTTCCTCGCGGATGTGTTGCTGGACGCGGGGCTTCCGGCCGGGGTGCTGAACGTCATCACCAACGCCAGGGACGATGCATCCGATGTCGTCACCGCACTGATCAGCGACGACCGGGTGCGCTGCGTCAACTTCACCGGCTCCACCAAGGTCGGCCGCATCGTCGGCACTCTCGCCGCACAGCACATCAAGCCCACCGTGCTGGAACTCAGCGGCAAGAACAGCCTGGTCGTGCTCGATGACGCCGACCTCGACTACGCCGTGAACGCGGCGACCTTCGGCGCCTACATGAACGCCGGGCAGATCTGCATGTCGATCGACCGGGTGATCGTCGACAACAGCATCGCCGACGAGTTCACCGACCGCTTCGCGGCAAAGGTCGCCACCCTGCCGACCGGCGACCCGACCGACCCGAACACCGTAATCGGCCCGGCCGTGAACGCGAAGGCCGCCGAGCGGCAGTACCAGTTGATCGACGACGCCGTAGCGAAGGGCGCGAAGATCGCCGCGGGCGGCCAGAAACTCAACCACGCGCTGGTTCCGGCGACCGTGCTCACCGACACCACCCCGGAGATGTCCATCTACCACGACGAGATCTTCGGATCGATCACCACGGTGCTGCCGGCGAAGAGCGCGAAGGACGCCATCCGCCTGGCAAACGACACCAAGTTGGGGCTCACCGCGGGCGTGATCACCGAGAACGTCTCCCGGGGCATCAGCGTCGCCCAGCGGCTGCGCACCGGCATCGTGCACGTGAACGACCAACCGGTCAACGACGAGCCGATGGCCCCGTTCGGCGGGGCGCAAAACTCCGGGTACGGCAGGTTCGGCGGCCAGGCGGGCATCAACTCATTCAGCGAGCTGCGCTGGGTGACGGTCCAACAGAAGGGGCACGCCCAGTTCCCGTTCTAGGCAGTGCTTTTAGAACGACGGTGCACAGCGCACGGTGCACTCAGAACGGCGGCACCGGATCCCCGGTGATCCACGCCCGGTTCGAGTCGGGCAACTCCCCCGCCTCGTCCGTCACGCCGTAGGCGGCCGCGACTTCGGCGGCCACCAGCCAGCGCCCGGTCAGCCGGAACAGGTCCGGGTCCGCGGCGAGCGCGGCCACCGCCCGCCCGACGAACAGCGGAGTCTCGCGGTTCGGTTGGTCGGCGAAGTACTGCAGGTTGGCAACAACACTCTCGGTGAGCACCAGACCGGGATACAGCGAGACGGATGCCACGCGGTGCGGCCTCAGGTCTTCTGCCATGTCTTTCGCCAGCCGGTCGATCGCATCATGCGCCACCGCGTAGGCGACCGGCGGCACCCGCACCTGCCCGGCGAACGAGGACAGGCAGACGATCAGCCCCGGCCCGCTGCGGATCATCAGCGGCGCCGCGAGCGCGGACGCGACGTAGTGCGAGCGCACCCCGATCCGGTGCA
This Salinibacterium sp. ZJ450 DNA region includes the following protein-coding sequences:
- a CDS encoding CynX/NimT family MFS transporter, translated to MTTTTSAAPAAPSAAPADAASGLTKVSLWKGRVGLIIGIVLLGITLRYAITGMSPLLTTIREDMGIDVAGASFLGMLPTLSFGIAGFLAPVIIRRWSPELTAALAMLLAVVGTFGRALTDSVPLFFVLSAVALFGMGFGNVVGAPLVKKYFPDRQGAMLTVFALLMQAGATLPALTAIPLANAAGWRFSIASWGIISLLAALPWIVQLVKLRKKRNATLTTANSVAAPSGPKLGLGQLIKSPIAVGTALFYAMASLNTYAMLAWMPTIFQDGGMSEADAAAAFSVFTFLTLPMAAITPILATKLKNVAPVAVILALVFPIGYTGIIIAPEQAVLWAFIAGIGGGAFPLAITMFNKRTRTAQGSASIAGFSMGTGYLFGTLGPLLGGALFAATGGWTAALVVFALTSIVAIIGGLMMTRGSSALEDKFAPAGAAVESK
- a CDS encoding aldehyde dehydrogenase family protein, which codes for MTITRELIINGEHVPAASGKTTEDINPYTGEVYATVAAAGTEDVNRAVGAAADAFESWASTSPSARARIFLRAADLFEERTDQAIELMAQEVGGVSSWAQFNAALAANILRSAAAASTAPLGEVLATDLPGKYSLAVRQPYGVVAALAPWNAPLILGMRAVAIPLAVGNTVVLKPSEDAPLACGLFLADVLLDAGLPAGVLNVITNARDDASDVVTALISDDRVRCVNFTGSTKVGRIVGTLAAQHIKPTVLELSGKNSLVVLDDADLDYAVNAATFGAYMNAGQICMSIDRVIVDNSIADEFTDRFAAKVATLPTGDPTDPNTVIGPAVNAKAAERQYQLIDDAVAKGAKIAAGGQKLNHALVPATVLTDTTPEMSIYHDEIFGSITTVLPAKSAKDAIRLANDTKLGLTAGVITENVSRGISVAQRLRTGIVHVNDQPVNDEPMAPFGGAQNSGYGRFGGQAGINSFSELRWVTVQQKGHAQFPF
- a CDS encoding SDR family NAD(P)-dependent oxidoreductase, translating into MTLSLVGKVALVTGASRGVGRGIARGLGEAGATVYVGGRTVVEGTAASRLPGTVQTTAEEVTALGGRGVAAPLDVGDDEQLRALIARIDREHGRLDILVNSAWGGYERFTDGSEFNPGPFWEQPLALWDSMHRIGVRSHYVASALAAPLMIRSGPGLIVCLSSFAGQVRVPPVAYAVAHDAIDRLAKDMAEDLRPHRVASVSLYPGLVLTESVVANLQYFADQPNRETPLFVGRAVAALAADPDLFRLTGRWLVAAEVAAAYGVTDEAGELPDSNRAWITGDPVPPF
- a CDS encoding MFS transporter, whose amino-acid sequence is MSRSTTLSTPTDRARRRAMVSSYLGTTVEMYDFLLYGTAASLVFPVLFFKDLDPVAASIASFATLAAGYVARPLGGILFGHFGDRLGRKKMLVITLTIMGVISFAIGLLPTHDQIGAAAPVILVTLRVIQGIAVGGEWAGAALMSMEHAKPQGRGFAASMVASGGPGGAVLATLVLTAFSTLPEADFLAWGWRVPFLMSAILVVIAMIMRLKVTETPEFEAARKAAPTHRAVPLVTIFTRYPKQLLTAIGGGLAPLFMQSLLATFALNYAVGVGHDRTTALVLVTIANFVHMFTIPAFALLSDRVGRKPVMLTGVVLGIVLIWPFFSLITEGSSWALLLAFIIGNPIVQGLMYGPLAAWISEKFGTEARYTGVSLSYQIATTLGAGLAPLIAAALLAAGGGGTNTGLIALFFTGLCVITGIAVLVSRETAKAPLIGATPERDTNVEPSEAQLVH
- a CDS encoding SDR family oxidoreductase is translated as MSKRVLITAGAGGIGLAVAKAFVAEGARVHIADINEEAVRAITAEHENITGSITNVSDPASVAAMFEDVQRELGGLDVLINNAGIAGPTSPVEEYDAAQWAAVVSINLTGTFMVTQAAIPLLKQSDAASIVTMSSLAGRFGYPNRVAYSTTKWGLVGFAKTLAMELGPFGITSNTIHPGAVDGPRIMSVFEGRASVSGRTVQEEIDSAMANQSVKQFINPNDIAALIVFLAGPHARTISGQMFPIDADSKAAV
- a CDS encoding 3-hydroxyacyl-CoA dehydrogenase NAD-binding domain-containing protein, with product MTESRINEKVAVVGTGVIGASWTAYFLAQGFTVAASDPAEGAEGRLRAWVDGFWPALETLGLAEGASRDNLSFSSDVAVAVKDAVFIQENGPERIDIKRAILAGIEAAAPADTVIATSSSGLLISDAQEGAKHPERIVLGHPFNPPHLIPLVEVLGGKQTSEESVQKALDFYTRIGKRPIRINKEVKGHVANRLQVALWREAFSLVENGVVSVADIDTAISQGPGLRWALLGPFLNLHASGGDGGITHVLEHIGPAQREWARDLGEYPETDDYIGPMAAGVDAELEGYDFAETLKARDQLLIELIAAKKQAPQLP
- a CDS encoding MarR family winged helix-turn-helix transcriptional regulator produces the protein MTDYIDKAQAQWAQIQPGLDTEPAGIIGRIARLAQLIETRTDRVLEELDVTRSEFDILALLTRSGRPMTPSEISANMLCSAAGTTKRMKKLLDAGLITRETNPSDGRGALIQLTDAGQAKTIPVLRAVLDVEARLLEALPADDCERLTAQLRALLTSLEAAGSR